The Amycolatopsis viridis genome window below encodes:
- a CDS encoding RsmB/NOP family class I SAM-dependent RNA methyltransferase gives MNERRPSRPQRGRPAPRKPGPRRPPAEDPARRVALDVLRAVRQRDAYANLVLPDMLRRHRLSGRDAALATELAYGASRAQGMLDAIIAACLDRPLDKVDGPVLDCLRLGAYQLLRTRIPEHAAVTSTVDLARADAGSHVAGFVNAVLRKISEQDEDAWMAQLTPDREQDPIGHLAMRTAHPRWVARAFAEALGDKGDDLQAALEADDARPAVHLAARPGEISADELAAVTGGDVAPYSPYGVHLPTGAGDPGDSEPIRERLAVVQDEGSQLCALALTRVPLAGSDERWLDLCAGPGGKAGLLGALAATQGAHVDAVEQAPHRARLVEQATEGLPVTVHVADGRDSGLDPGFDRVLVDAPCSGLGALRRRPEARWRRKPSDVPDLTRLQGELLTAALDLTRSGGVVAYVVCSPHLAETEGVVGEIARRSKAEVLDAREFFPGVPQLGDGPYVQLWPHRHGTDAMFCAVLRKP, from the coding sequence ATGAACGAGCGCAGGCCCTCGCGGCCGCAGCGCGGACGCCCGGCGCCCCGCAAACCGGGCCCGCGCCGCCCGCCGGCCGAGGACCCGGCGCGCCGCGTCGCGCTGGACGTGCTGCGCGCCGTCCGCCAGCGCGACGCCTACGCCAACCTCGTGCTGCCGGACATGCTGCGCCGGCACCGGTTGTCCGGCCGCGACGCCGCACTGGCCACCGAGCTCGCCTACGGCGCCTCCCGCGCGCAGGGCATGCTGGACGCGATCATCGCCGCGTGCCTCGACCGCCCGCTGGACAAGGTCGACGGCCCGGTGCTGGACTGCCTGCGGCTGGGCGCCTACCAGTTGCTGCGCACCCGCATCCCGGAGCACGCCGCGGTCACCTCGACTGTCGACCTGGCCCGCGCCGACGCCGGGTCGCACGTGGCCGGGTTCGTCAACGCCGTCCTGCGCAAGATCTCCGAGCAGGACGAGGACGCGTGGATGGCGCAGCTGACCCCGGACCGCGAGCAGGACCCGATCGGGCACCTCGCCATGCGCACCGCGCACCCGCGGTGGGTGGCCCGGGCGTTCGCCGAAGCGCTCGGCGACAAGGGCGACGACCTGCAGGCGGCGCTCGAGGCCGACGATGCCCGTCCGGCCGTGCACCTGGCGGCCCGGCCCGGTGAGATCAGCGCGGACGAGCTCGCCGCCGTCACCGGTGGGGACGTTGCGCCGTACTCGCCCTACGGGGTGCACCTGCCCACCGGGGCCGGTGACCCGGGCGACTCCGAGCCGATCCGGGAACGGCTGGCGGTGGTGCAGGACGAGGGCAGCCAGCTGTGCGCGCTCGCTCTCACGCGGGTGCCGCTGGCCGGTTCCGACGAACGCTGGCTCGACCTGTGCGCCGGCCCCGGCGGCAAGGCCGGGCTGCTCGGCGCGCTCGCCGCGACCCAGGGCGCGCACGTCGACGCCGTCGAGCAGGCGCCGCACCGGGCCAGGCTCGTCGAGCAGGCCACCGAGGGCCTGCCGGTCACCGTGCACGTCGCCGACGGGCGTGATTCCGGGCTCGACCCGGGTTTCGACCGGGTCCTGGTCGACGCGCCGTGCAGCGGCCTGGGGGCGCTGCGGCGCCGCCCCGAGGCGCGCTGGCGCCGCAAGCCCTCCGACGTGCCGGACCTGACCCGGTTGCAGGGCGAGCTGCTCACCGCGGCGCTGGACCTCACCCGCTCCGGCGGGGTGGTGGCCTACGTGGTCTGCTCACCGCACCTGGCCGAGACCGAGGGCGTGGTCGGCGAGATCGCCCGCCGCAGCAAGGCCGAGGTGCTCGACGCGCGCGAGTTCTTCCCGGGCGTGCCGCAGCTGGGCGACGGGCCGTACGTGCAGCTGTGGCCGCACCGGCACGGCACGGACGCGATGTTCTGCGCCGTGCTGCGCAAGCCGTGA
- a CDS encoding flavoprotein, translated as MTVLGLVGSACGGLDTRFRAELAAPAVARGWRPAITLTPTAHRWLDAAGELDGLAALTDLPVRSVSRLPREPRPHPDPAVFLFAPASANSIAKLALGIADNQALTVLGDVLGDPGVTIVAGYQVQDSRLRHPAWCRHLAVLAEAGVRVERLEYGKPWSAVLDLLPASTG; from the coding sequence GTGACGGTCCTCGGGCTGGTCGGCAGCGCGTGCGGGGGACTGGACACCAGGTTCCGCGCCGAGCTGGCCGCGCCGGCGGTGGCCCGCGGCTGGCGGCCGGCGATCACCCTGACCCCCACCGCGCACCGCTGGCTGGACGCCGCCGGTGAACTCGACGGGCTGGCGGCGCTGACCGACCTGCCGGTGCGGTCGGTGTCGCGGCTGCCCCGAGAACCGCGCCCGCACCCCGACCCGGCGGTGTTCCTGTTCGCGCCCGCCTCGGCCAACTCGATCGCCAAGCTCGCGCTCGGCATCGCGGACAACCAGGCGCTCACCGTGCTCGGTGACGTGCTCGGCGATCCGGGCGTCACGATCGTCGCCGGCTACCAGGTCCAGGACAGCCGGCTGCGGCATCCGGCGTGGTGCCGCCACCTCGCCGTCCTCGCCGAAGCCGGCGTGCGGGTGGAGCGTCTCGAGTACGGAAAGCCCTGGTCGGCCGTGCTGGACCTGCTCCCGGCGTCCACAGGATGA
- the rpe gene encoding ribulose-phosphate 3-epimerase → MAHRPLIAPSILSADFARLGEEIRAVAGGGDTRADWVHVDVMDNHFVPNLTLGLPVVQSLLKTTDIPLDCHLMIEDPDRWAIGYAEAGAHNVTVHVEAAADPVMLAKNLRAAGAKAGLSIKPGTPLEDHLETLKHYDTLLVMSVEPGFGGQSFIPDVLAKVRTARRLVDTGHLKLLVEIDGGINADTIEQAAEAGVDCFVAGSAVYGAGDPGKAVAALRERAANAGAAH, encoded by the coding sequence GTGGCCCACCGACCTCTCATCGCGCCCAGCATCCTGTCCGCCGACTTCGCCCGTCTCGGCGAGGAGATCCGCGCCGTCGCCGGTGGCGGTGACACCCGGGCCGACTGGGTTCACGTCGACGTCATGGACAACCACTTCGTGCCCAACCTGACGCTGGGCCTGCCGGTCGTGCAGTCGCTGCTCAAGACCACCGACATCCCGCTGGACTGCCACCTGATGATCGAGGACCCGGACCGCTGGGCCATCGGGTACGCCGAGGCGGGCGCGCACAACGTCACCGTGCACGTCGAGGCCGCCGCGGACCCGGTCATGCTGGCGAAGAACCTGCGGGCCGCGGGCGCGAAGGCCGGCCTGTCGATCAAACCGGGCACCCCGCTCGAGGACCACCTCGAAACCCTCAAGCACTACGACACCCTGCTGGTCATGTCGGTCGAGCCCGGCTTCGGTGGCCAGTCGTTCATCCCGGACGTGCTGGCCAAGGTCCGCACCGCCCGGCGCCTGGTGGACACCGGTCACCTGAAGCTGCTCGTCGAGATCGACGGCGGGATCAACGCCGACACCATCGAGCAGGCCGCCGAGGCCGGGGTGGACTGTTTCGTCGCCGGCTCCGCCGTCTACGGCGCCGGGGACCCGGGCAAGGCCGTCGCGGCCCTGCGCGAACGCGCCGCGAACGCCGGCGCGGCACACTGA
- a CDS encoding riboflavin synthase, translating to MFTGIVEELGEIIAVEQVPGAARLTVRGPVVTSDAKHGDSIAVSGVCLTVVDVSGAEFTVDVVHETLQRSRLAKIAVGDRVNLERATAVGDRLGGHIMQGHVDGTGVFLSRDAVGLTRFALPEGLSRYIVEKGSIAVDGISLTVTSVTNDEFSVALIPTTLELTTLGRAAPGDLVNLEVDVLAKYVEKLATPHLPGRTEDTGAGAGSKEDA from the coding sequence GTGTTCACCGGCATCGTGGAGGAGCTCGGCGAGATCATCGCGGTCGAGCAGGTTCCGGGCGCCGCGCGGCTCACCGTGCGCGGGCCCGTGGTGACCTCGGACGCCAAGCACGGCGACTCGATCGCCGTCAGCGGGGTGTGCCTGACCGTCGTCGACGTGTCCGGCGCCGAGTTCACGGTCGACGTGGTGCACGAGACGTTGCAGCGCTCCCGGCTCGCGAAGATCGCGGTCGGTGACCGGGTGAACCTGGAGCGCGCGACCGCGGTCGGCGACCGGCTCGGCGGGCACATCATGCAGGGTCACGTCGACGGCACCGGGGTGTTCCTGTCCCGCGACGCGGTGGGCCTCACCCGGTTCGCGCTGCCCGAGGGGTTGTCCCGTTACATCGTGGAGAAGGGCTCGATCGCGGTCGACGGCATCTCGCTGACCGTGACGAGTGTGACGAACGACGAGTTCTCCGTGGCGCTGATTCCGACCACACTGGAGCTGACCACCCTCGGCCGTGCCGCGCCGGGTGATCTGGTGAACCTCGAGGTCGACGTGCTCGCCAAGTACGTGGAGAAGCTCGCGACGCCCCATCTGCCCGGCCGCACGGAGGACACTGGAGCCGGGGCAGGCTCGAAGGAGGACGCGTGA
- a CDS encoding bifunctional 3,4-dihydroxy-2-butanone-4-phosphate synthase/GTP cyclohydrolase II: MPVDAAGIEKAIADIAAGRPVVVVDDEDRENEGDLIFAAEKATPELLAFMVRYTSGYVCVALTEGDCNRLDLPPMYHTNQDQRGTAYTVTVDAADGITTGISAADRAHTIRLLADPKSQASDFRRPGHVVPLRAKEGGVLRRPGHTEASVDLARMAGLHPAGVLCEIVSQKDEGDMARREELEIFAADHDLQIITIADLIAYRRRHEKQVERVAEARIPLAAGEFRAVGYDSLLDGIEHVAFVYGEIGDGEDILVRVHSECLTGDVFGSLRCDCGPQLEAALQIVADEGRGIVLYIRGHEGRGIGLLHKLQAYQLQDLGADTVDANLALGVPADARDYGTGAQILCDLGVRSMRLLTNNPAKRIGLEGYGLTITGRVPLPISPNPENLRYLRTKRDRMGHDLSNLEEFDQVGADLEARNGNGAAQ, translated from the coding sequence GTGCCGGTCGATGCCGCCGGTATCGAGAAGGCGATCGCGGACATCGCCGCCGGCCGGCCGGTGGTCGTCGTCGACGACGAGGACCGCGAGAACGAGGGCGACCTGATCTTCGCCGCCGAGAAGGCGACGCCGGAACTGCTCGCGTTCATGGTGCGCTACACCTCGGGCTACGTCTGCGTGGCGCTCACCGAGGGGGACTGCAACCGGCTGGACCTCCCGCCGATGTACCACACGAACCAGGACCAGCGGGGCACCGCGTACACCGTCACCGTGGACGCGGCCGACGGCATCACCACCGGCATCTCGGCCGCCGACCGGGCGCACACGATCCGGCTGCTGGCCGACCCGAAGTCGCAGGCGAGCGATTTCCGCCGGCCCGGGCACGTGGTGCCGCTGCGGGCCAAGGAGGGCGGCGTGCTGCGCCGCCCCGGGCACACCGAGGCGTCGGTCGACCTCGCTCGCATGGCCGGCCTGCACCCGGCCGGTGTGCTGTGCGAGATCGTCTCCCAGAAGGACGAGGGGGACATGGCGCGGCGGGAAGAGCTGGAGATCTTCGCCGCCGACCACGACCTGCAGATCATCACCATCGCCGACCTGATCGCCTACCGGCGCCGGCACGAGAAGCAGGTCGAGCGGGTCGCCGAGGCGCGCATCCCGCTGGCCGCGGGCGAGTTCCGCGCGGTCGGCTACGACAGCCTGCTCGACGGCATCGAGCACGTCGCGTTCGTCTACGGCGAGATCGGCGACGGCGAGGACATCCTGGTGCGCGTGCACTCCGAATGCCTCACCGGCGACGTGTTCGGCTCGCTGCGCTGCGACTGCGGCCCCCAGCTGGAGGCCGCGTTGCAGATCGTCGCCGACGAGGGCCGCGGCATCGTCCTCTACATCCGCGGGCACGAGGGTCGGGGCATCGGCCTGCTGCACAAGTTGCAGGCGTACCAGCTGCAGGACCTCGGCGCGGACACGGTGGACGCGAACCTGGCGCTCGGCGTGCCGGCGGACGCGCGTGACTACGGCACGGGCGCGCAGATCCTGTGCGACCTGGGGGTGCGGTCGATGCGGCTGCTGACCAACAACCCGGCCAAGCGGATCGGCCTGGAAGGCTACGGCCTGACGATCACCGGCCGCGTGCCGCTGCCGATCTCGCCGAACCCGGAGAACCTGCGCTACCTCCGCACGAAGCGGGACCGGATGGGACACGACCTGTCCAACCTGGAGGAGTTCGACCAGGTCGGCGCCGACCTGGAGGCGCGGAACGGGAACGGTGCGGCACAGTGA
- the ribH gene encoding 6,7-dimethyl-8-ribityllumazine synthase produces MSGEGRPDVELDLSECENLRLGIVATRWHAKITGALLENALKTAREAKLNEEPTVVRVAGAIELPVVAQALARTHDAVVALGVVIRGGTPHFEYVCDAVTAGLTRVALDEGTPIGNGVLTCDTEQQALDRAGLPGSAEDKGREATQAALDAAHVLRSLRQPWTDRKFV; encoded by the coding sequence ATGAGCGGTGAGGGACGTCCGGACGTCGAGCTCGACCTGAGCGAGTGCGAGAACCTGCGGCTGGGGATCGTGGCGACCCGGTGGCACGCGAAGATCACCGGCGCGCTGCTGGAGAACGCGCTGAAGACGGCGCGCGAGGCGAAGCTGAACGAGGAACCGACGGTGGTGCGTGTCGCCGGTGCGATCGAGCTGCCGGTGGTGGCGCAGGCGCTGGCCCGCACGCACGATGCGGTGGTCGCGCTCGGCGTGGTGATCCGCGGCGGCACGCCGCACTTCGAGTACGTGTGCGACGCGGTGACGGCCGGGCTGACCCGGGTCGCGCTGGACGAGGGCACGCCGATCGGCAACGGCGTGCTGACCTGCGACACCGAGCAGCAGGCGCTGGACCGCGCCGGGCTGCCCGGATCGGCGGAGGACAAGGGCCGCGAGGCGACGCAGGCGGCGCTGGACGCGGCGCACGTGCTGCGGTCGCTGCGGCAGCCGTGGACGGATCGGAAGTTCGTGTGA
- a CDS encoding PH domain-containing protein encodes MSVAVANQTGPVVFRPHRATWMSSALAVVLVAAFVVVAILLRSSSTGVIFERSDQVAMVFIGLLLGGATMLFATPRVRADAEGVSVRNVLVGRRFTWLEVLSVSFPDGASFARLELPEDEYYAMLAIQAVDRDRAVDAVRTLRRLHQAAWAQRD; translated from the coding sequence GTGAGCGTGGCCGTGGCGAACCAGACCGGGCCGGTGGTGTTCCGGCCGCACCGCGCGACGTGGATGTCGTCGGCCCTGGCCGTCGTGCTCGTCGCGGCCTTCGTGGTGGTGGCGATCCTGCTGCGCAGCTCCAGCACCGGTGTCATCTTCGAGCGCTCCGACCAGGTCGCCATGGTGTTCATCGGCCTGCTCCTGGGCGGGGCGACGATGCTGTTCGCCACCCCGCGGGTGCGGGCGGACGCCGAGGGGGTCTCGGTGCGCAACGTCCTGGTGGGGCGGCGGTTCACCTGGCTGGAGGTCCTGTCGGTCAGCTTCCCGGACGGCGCGTCGTTCGCCCGCCTGGAGCTGCCCGAGGACGAGTACTACGCGATGCTCGCCATCCAGGCAGTGGACCGCGATCGCGCCGTCGACGCGGTGCGCACCCTGCGGCGGCTGCACCAGGCCGCGTGGGCGCAGCGGGACTGA
- a CDS encoding exodeoxyribonuclease III, producing MRIATWNVNSVTARLPRLLSWLGTAQPDVVCLQELKCATEAFPAEVAQAGYEVAAYGTGRWNGVAILSRVGLADVRRGLDGEPAFDGASEPRAIGATCGGVRLWSVYVPNGREPSHPHYAYKLRWLEALRATVAAEAAADRPFAVLGDFNIAPADDDVWDITLFDGMTHVTEAERAALAALREAGLSDVVPRALKYDTPYTYWDYRQLAFPKNNGMRIDLVYGSAKFTGAVSDAYVDREARKGKGTSDHAPVVVDLTV from the coding sequence ATGCGCATCGCCACCTGGAACGTCAACTCCGTCACCGCGCGGCTGCCGCGGCTGCTGTCCTGGCTCGGCACGGCCCAGCCGGACGTGGTGTGCCTGCAGGAGCTCAAGTGCGCCACGGAGGCGTTCCCGGCCGAGGTGGCGCAGGCCGGCTACGAGGTGGCGGCGTACGGGACCGGCCGGTGGAACGGCGTGGCGATCCTGTCCCGGGTCGGGCTGGCCGACGTCCGGCGCGGGCTGGACGGCGAGCCGGCGTTCGACGGCGCGTCCGAGCCGCGCGCGATCGGCGCGACGTGCGGCGGGGTGCGGTTGTGGTCGGTGTACGTACCGAACGGGCGCGAGCCCTCGCACCCGCACTACGCGTACAAACTGCGGTGGCTCGAGGCGCTGCGGGCGACGGTGGCGGCCGAGGCCGCGGCCGACCGCCCGTTCGCGGTGCTGGGCGACTTCAACATCGCCCCGGCCGACGACGACGTCTGGGACATCACGCTGTTCGACGGCATGACGCACGTGACGGAGGCGGAGCGGGCGGCGCTGGCGGCGCTGCGCGAAGCCGGCCTGAGCGACGTGGTGCCGCGCGCGCTGAAGTACGACACGCCCTACACCTACTGGGACTACCGGCAGCTGGCGTTCCCGAAGAACAACGGGATGCGGATCGACCTCGTCTACGGGTCGGCGAAGTTCACCGGTGCGGTCAGCGACGCCTACGTGGACCGCGAGGCGCGCAAGGGCAAGGGCACGTCCGACCACGCCCCGGTGGTCGTGGACCTGACGGTATAA
- the uvrC gene encoding excinuclease ABC subunit UvrC, which yields MADPSTYRPAPGSIPDEPGVYKFRDANRRVIYVGKAKSLRSRLNSYFADLSGLHPRTRQMVTTAAGVEWTVVSTEVEALQLEYNWIKEFDPRFNVRYRDDKSYPVLAVTLHEEFPRLHVYRGPRKKGVRYFGPYAHAWAIRETLDLLLRVFPARTCSTGVFRRHGQIGRPCLLGYIDKCSAPCVGRVSAEEHRQIVDDFCDFLSGRTDAMVRRLEREMADAAEALEFEKAARLRDDIGALRRAMEKQAVVLGDGTDADLVAFAHDELEAAVQVFHVRGGRVRGQRGWVIDKADEMGVPELVEQFLTQFYGEQVELADQGTDLGTPVPREVLVPELPADPGAMSEWLSGLRGSRVQLRVPQRGDKRALAETVQRNAEEAFAQHKLRRAGDLTARSAALAELQEHLALDSAPLRIECVDISHTQGTDVVASLVVFEDGVPRKAEYRRFALREAATEGDVAAIAEVVRRRFARYQTETQEGLAGDKPGLDPETGRPRKFAYPPNLLVVDGAGPQATAAADVLAEMGITDIAVVGLAKRLEEVWLPGDPDPVILPRTSEALYLLQRVRDEAHRFAIAYHRQKRAKRVQVSALDGVPGLGQARRAALIKHFGSVKRLKEAGVDEIAQVPGVGKRTAEAIVAALASLGESEKK from the coding sequence GTGGCTGACCCGTCCACCTACCGTCCCGCGCCGGGGAGCATCCCGGACGAGCCCGGCGTCTACAAGTTCCGCGACGCGAACCGGCGGGTTATCTACGTCGGCAAGGCCAAGAGCCTGCGCAGCCGGCTGAACTCCTACTTCGCCGACCTGTCCGGGCTGCACCCGCGCACGCGGCAGATGGTGACCACCGCGGCCGGCGTGGAGTGGACCGTCGTCTCCACCGAGGTCGAGGCGCTCCAGCTGGAGTACAACTGGATCAAGGAGTTCGACCCGCGGTTCAACGTCCGCTACCGCGACGACAAGTCCTACCCGGTGCTGGCGGTGACGCTGCACGAGGAGTTCCCGCGGTTGCACGTCTACCGCGGCCCGCGCAAGAAGGGCGTGCGTTACTTCGGCCCGTACGCGCACGCGTGGGCGATCCGGGAGACGCTCGACCTGCTGCTGCGCGTGTTCCCGGCCCGGACCTGTTCCACCGGGGTGTTCCGCCGCCACGGCCAGATCGGCCGGCCGTGCCTGCTCGGCTACATCGACAAGTGCTCCGCGCCGTGCGTGGGCAGGGTGAGCGCCGAGGAGCACCGGCAGATCGTGGACGACTTCTGCGATTTCCTCTCCGGCCGCACCGACGCCATGGTGCGCAGGCTGGAGCGGGAGATGGCCGACGCGGCGGAGGCGCTGGAGTTCGAGAAGGCCGCCCGGCTGCGCGACGACATCGGCGCGCTGCGGCGGGCGATGGAGAAGCAGGCCGTGGTGCTCGGCGACGGCACGGACGCCGACCTGGTCGCGTTCGCCCACGACGAGCTGGAGGCCGCCGTCCAGGTCTTCCACGTGCGCGGCGGCCGGGTGCGCGGCCAGCGCGGCTGGGTGATCGACAAGGCCGACGAGATGGGCGTGCCCGAGCTCGTCGAGCAGTTCCTCACCCAGTTCTACGGCGAACAGGTGGAGCTCGCCGATCAGGGCACCGACCTGGGCACGCCGGTGCCGCGCGAGGTGCTGGTGCCGGAGCTGCCCGCCGATCCGGGCGCGATGAGCGAGTGGCTGTCCGGGTTGCGCGGTTCCCGCGTCCAGCTGCGGGTGCCGCAGCGCGGTGACAAGCGCGCGCTGGCCGAGACGGTGCAGCGCAACGCCGAGGAAGCGTTCGCCCAGCACAAGCTGCGCCGCGCGGGTGATCTGACGGCGCGCTCCGCCGCGCTGGCCGAGCTGCAGGAGCACCTCGCGCTGGACAGCGCGCCGCTGCGCATCGAGTGCGTCGACATCAGCCACACGCAGGGCACCGACGTGGTCGCCTCGCTCGTGGTGTTCGAGGACGGTGTGCCGCGCAAGGCCGAGTACCGCCGGTTCGCGTTGCGCGAGGCCGCGACCGAGGGCGACGTCGCCGCCATCGCGGAGGTCGTGCGGCGCCGCTTCGCCCGCTACCAGACCGAGACGCAGGAGGGCCTGGCCGGTGACAAGCCGGGCCTCGACCCGGAGACCGGGCGGCCGCGCAAGTTCGCCTACCCGCCGAACCTGCTCGTGGTCGACGGCGCCGGCCCGCAGGCGACGGCGGCGGCGGACGTGCTCGCGGAGATGGGCATCACCGACATCGCCGTGGTCGGTCTGGCCAAGCGGCTGGAGGAGGTGTGGCTGCCCGGGGATCCGGACCCGGTGATCCTGCCGCGCACCTCCGAGGCCCTGTACCTGTTGCAGCGGGTGCGGGACGAGGCGCACCGGTTCGCGATCGCCTACCACCGGCAGAAGCGGGCCAAGCGCGTGCAGGTGTCCGCTTTGGACGGAGTGCCGGGGCTGGGACAGGCGCGGCGGGCCGCGCTCATCAAGCACTTCGGCTCGGTGAAGCGGCTGAAGGAAGCAGGGGTGGACGAGATCGCGCAGGTGCCTGGCGTGGGGAAGCGCACCGCCGAGGCGATCGTCGCCGCGTTGGCCTCACTTGGGGAGTCGGAGAAGAAGTGA
- the rapZ gene encoding RNase adapter RapZ: MEVAVVTGLSGAGRSTAAKCLEDLGWFVVDNLPPELIATMVELGAQARGAITKVAVVMDVRSRAFTDDLSSIIKDLDARGYKPRVLFLEATDAVLVRRFEQVRRGHPLQGDGRLIDGITAERQMLAPLREEADLVLETSALSVHDLRAKIEDAFGSEAAMQTRVTVLSFGYKYGLPMDADLVMDVRFLPNPFWIPELRDHTGLDAEVRNYVLSQEGAEEFLDRYHQLLRLIGAGYRREGKRYLTLAVGCTGGKHRSVAISEELSRLLSNEDGMAVKVVHRDLGRE; encoded by the coding sequence ATGGAGGTGGCCGTGGTGACCGGGCTGTCCGGTGCCGGCCGCAGCACCGCCGCGAAGTGCCTGGAGGATCTGGGCTGGTTCGTGGTGGACAACCTGCCGCCCGAGCTGATCGCGACGATGGTCGAGCTGGGGGCGCAGGCCCGGGGCGCGATCACGAAGGTCGCGGTGGTGATGGACGTCCGCTCGCGCGCGTTCACCGACGACCTGTCGTCGATCATCAAGGACCTCGACGCGCGCGGCTACAAGCCGCGGGTGCTGTTCCTGGAGGCGACCGACGCGGTGCTGGTGCGCCGGTTCGAGCAGGTGCGCCGCGGCCACCCGCTGCAGGGCGACGGGCGGCTCATCGACGGCATCACCGCGGAACGCCAGATGCTCGCGCCGCTGCGCGAGGAGGCCGACCTGGTGCTGGAGACGTCCGCGTTGTCGGTGCACGACCTGCGTGCGAAGATCGAGGACGCGTTCGGCAGCGAGGCGGCCATGCAGACCCGGGTGACCGTGCTGTCGTTCGGCTACAAGTACGGCCTGCCGATGGACGCCGATCTGGTGATGGACGTCCGCTTCCTGCCCAACCCGTTCTGGATCCCGGAGTTGCGCGACCACACCGGCCTGGACGCCGAGGTGCGCAACTACGTGCTGTCGCAGGAGGGCGCCGAGGAGTTCCTGGACCGCTACCACCAGCTGCTGCGCCTGATCGGCGCCGGCTACCGGCGGGAGGGCAAGCGCTATCTGACGCTGGCGGTGGGCTGCACCGGCGGCAAGCACCGCAGTGTGGCGATCTCCGAGGAACTGTCCCGCCTGTTGTCCAATGAGGACGGAATGGCCGTGAAGGTCGTGCACCGGGACCTGGGACGCGAGTGA
- a CDS encoding gluconeogenesis factor YvcK family protein, translating to MRAVALGGGHGLHATLTALRRLTTDVTAVVTVADDGGSSGRLRRELGLLPPGDLRQALAALTVAEQGESLWAEVFQHRFGGSGALTGHAVGNLLLAGLFEVLGDPVAALDEARRLLGVPGRVLPMSPEPLEIEAEVSGLDDDGSLRRIRGQVAVASTPGRVERITLRTPGRPGGVPAACEEAVRAVLDAEAVFLGPGSWFTSVIPHLMVPGLHDALLRTAATKIVVLNLVPQPGETAGFSPERHLDVLFQHAPGLRVDAVIADRDSVPAPGRLRDAAAGLGAKTLLADVADPGREGVHDPDALASCVREALGLSGTAGGKG from the coding sequence TTGCGAGCCGTCGCGCTGGGCGGCGGCCACGGGCTGCACGCGACGCTGACCGCGCTGCGGCGGCTGACCACGGACGTGACCGCGGTGGTCACGGTCGCCGACGACGGCGGCTCGTCCGGGCGGCTGCGCCGGGAGCTGGGCCTGCTGCCGCCCGGGGATCTGCGGCAGGCGCTGGCCGCGCTGACGGTCGCCGAGCAGGGCGAGTCGCTGTGGGCGGAGGTGTTCCAGCACCGCTTCGGCGGCAGTGGCGCGCTGACCGGGCACGCGGTCGGCAACCTGTTGCTGGCCGGGCTGTTCGAGGTGCTGGGCGATCCGGTGGCCGCGCTGGACGAGGCGCGCCGCCTGCTGGGGGTGCCCGGCCGGGTGCTGCCGATGTCGCCCGAGCCGCTGGAGATCGAGGCGGAGGTGTCCGGGCTCGACGACGACGGGTCGCTGCGCCGCATCCGCGGCCAGGTCGCGGTGGCCAGCACACCCGGCCGGGTCGAGCGGATCACGCTGCGCACGCCGGGGCGGCCGGGTGGTGTGCCCGCGGCGTGCGAGGAGGCAGTGCGGGCCGTGCTGGACGCGGAGGCGGTGTTCCTCGGGCCGGGTTCGTGGTTCACCAGCGTGATCCCGCACCTGATGGTGCCGGGCCTGCATGATGCGCTGCTGCGCACCGCCGCGACCAAGATCGTGGTTCTCAACCTCGTACCTCAACCGGGTGAGACGGCGGGGTTCTCGCCCGAGCGGCACTTGGACGTACTCTTCCAGCACGCGCCCGGGTTGCGGGTGGACGCGGTGATCGCCGACCGGGACTCGGTGCCGGCACCGGGCCGCCTGCGGGACGCGGCGGCGGGGCTGGGGGCGAAGACGCTGCTGGCGGATGTGGCGGACCCCGGTCGCGAGGGTGTGCACGATCCGGATGCGCTGGCGAGCTGTGTGCGGGAAGCTCTCGGTCTCAGTGGGACCGCGGGCGGGAAAGGGTAG